One genomic region from Capra hircus breed San Clemente chromosome 6, ASM170441v1, whole genome shotgun sequence encodes:
- the LETM1 gene encoding LETM1 and EF-hand domain-containing protein 1, mitochondrial, which produces MASILLRSCRGRGPARLPPPRAAAPRGPAGDPARLSGASAVGLMSYVPLPLGACAPVHPVYLSFRGDALGCWTLRPERACAVLAAPRLLPVRCWHCSRPLGDDSVVEKSLRSLKDKNKKLEEGGPVYSPPAQAAVRKPLGQRVLDELKHYYHGFRLLWIDTKIAARTLWRILHGHSLTRRERRQFLRICADLFRLVPFLVFVVVPFMEFLLPVAVKLFPNMLPSTFETQSSKEERLKKELRVKLELAKFLQDTIEEMALKNKAAKGSATKDFSVFFQKIRETGERPSNEEIMRFSKLFEDELTLDNLTRPQLVALCKLLELQSIGTNNFLRFQLTMRLRSIKADDKLIAEEGVDSLNVKELQAACRARGMRALGVTEDRLRGQLKQWLELHLHQEIPTSLLILSRAMYLPETLSPADQLKSTLQTLPEIVAKEAQVKAAELEGEQVDNKAKLEATLQEEAAIQQELREKELQRKSQAAAAQAAKEAEPEVVAEGAPGRPVAELQLEEPAVTLPSEVLKDSAPVLEGLKEEEITQEEIDVLSNACSKLKEQKKSLTKEKEELELLKGDVQDYSQDLQEIKKELSKTGEEMYVEESKASKRLTKRVQQMIGQMDSLLAQLEADQKAGKLGPAAEGAPAGETVISVSELISAMKQIKHIPESKLLSLASALDDNKDGKVDIDDLVKVIELVDKEDVHISTSQVAEIVATLEKEEKVEEKEKAKEKAEKEAAEAQN; this is translated from the exons ATGGCGTCCATCTTGCTGAGGAGTTGTCGCGGCCGCGGGCCCGCTCGCCTCCCGCCGCCGCGCGCCGCCGCGCCCAGGG GTCCTGCTGGGGATCCGGCCCGCCTCAGTGGTGCCAGCGCCGTGGGGCTGATGAGCTACGT GCCTCTTCCGTTGGGCGCCTGCGCCCCCGTCCACCCCGTGTACCTTTCCTTCCGCGGCGACGCCCTGGGCTGCTGGACGCTGAGGCCTGAGCGCGCGTGCGCGGTGCTGGCGGCGCCGAGGCTCCTCCCCGTGCGCTGCTGGCACTGCTCGCGCCCGCTGGGCGATGACTCCGTGGTGGAGAAGTCCCTCCGGTCGCTCAAGGACAAGAACAAGAAGCTGGAGGAGGGCGGCCCCGTGTACAGCCCGCCCGCACAGGCGGCGGTGAGGAAGCCCCTGGGGCAGCGCGTCCTGGACGAGCTGAAGCACTACTACCACGGCTTCCGCCTGCTCTGGATCGACACCAAGATCGCGGCGCGCACGCTCTGGCGCATCCTCCACGGCCACAGCCTGACCCGCCGCGAGCGCAGGCAG TTTCTCCGCATCTGCGCTGACCTCTTCCGCCTCGTGCCCTTCCTGGTCTTTGTGGTGGTGCCCTTCATGGAGTTCCTGCTGCCCGTCGCTGTGAAGCTCTTCCCCAACATGCTGCCGTCCACGTTCGAGACCCAGTCCAGCAAG GAGGAGAGGCTGAAAAAGGAGCTGCGGGTCAAGCTGGAGCTGGCCAAGTTCCTGCAGGACACCATCGAGGAGATGGCCCTGAAGAACAAGGCTGCCAAGGGGAGTGCCACCAAAGACTTCTCCGTGTTCTTCCAGAAG ATCCGAGAGACGGGCGAGAGGCCCAGCAACGAGGAAATCATGCGTTTTTCCAAGTTGTTTGAGGACGAGCTGACCCTGGACAACCTCACACGCCCACAGCTGGTGGCGCTGTGCAAGCTGCTGGAGCTGCAGTCCATCGGCACCAACAACTTCCTGCGCTTCCAGCTCACCATGCGGCTGCGCTCCATCAAGGCGGACGACAAG CTGATCGCTGAGGAGGGCGTGGACAGCCTGAACGTCAAGGAGCTGCAGGCGGCATGCCGGGCGCGAGGCATGCGGGCCCTGGGTGTCACAGAAGACCGCCTGCGGGGCCAGCTGAAGCAG TGGCTGGAGCTGCACCTGCACCAGGAGATCCCGACGTCGCTGCTCATCCTGTCCCGGGCCATGTACCTTCCCGAGACCCTGTCGCCCGCCGACCAGCTCAAGTCGACCCTGCAGACCCTCCCGGAGATCGTG GCGAAGGAAGCCCAGGTGAAGGCGGCCGAGCTGGAGGGTGAGCAGGTGGACAACAAGGCGAAGCTGGAGGCCACGCTGCAGGAGGAGGCGGCCATCCAGCAGGAGCTCCGTGAGAAGGAGCTGCAGCGGAAGAGCCAGGCGGCCGCGGCCCAGGCAGCG AAGGAAGCGGAGCCTGAGGTAGTGGCTGAAGGCGCCCCAGGGAGGCCGGTGGCTGAGCTGCAGCTGGAAGAGCCTGCTGTGACCCTGCCTTCCGAGGTCCTGAAGGACAGCGCGCCCGTCCTGGAAGGCTTGAAG gaagaagaaataacTCAAGAGGAAATTGACGTACTCAGCAACGCGTGCTCAAAACTGAAGGAGCAGAAGAAGTCCCTgacaaaggagaaggaggagctgGAGCTGCTAAAGGGGGACGTCCAGGACTACAGCCAG gaTTTACAGGAGATCAAGAAGGAACTTTCAAAGACTGGCGAAGAAATGTACGTGGAAGAGTCTAAAGCCAGCAAAAGGCTGACCAAGCGTGTGCAGCAAATGATCGGGCAGATGGACAGCCTGCTGGCGCAGTTGGAGGCCGACCAGAAGGCGGGCAAGCTGGGCCCCGCCGCCGAGGGCGCGCCTGCTGG AGAGACAGTGATCAGCGTCTCCGAGCTCATCAGCGCCATGAAGCAGATCAAGCACATTCCCGAGAGCAAGCTGCTGAGCCTGGCCTCGGCCTTGGACGACAACAAGGACGGGAAGGTCGACATCGACGACCTCGTCAAG GTCATCGAGCTGGTGGACAAAGAAGACGTCCACATCTCCACCAGCCAGGTGGCGGAGATCGTGGCCACgctggagaaggaggagaaggtggaggagaaggagaaggccaAGGAGAAAGCGGAGAAGGAAGCGGCCGAGGCGCAGAACTAG